Proteins from a single region of Polyangiaceae bacterium:
- a CDS encoding DUF1232 domain-containing protein, which yields MPENRSVPSLARFFLDHRASPFAKLFLLLAVIYVISPVDLIPDIVVVIGWLDDLAVAAASATSLFLAIRRYRLKASQPPAIETTGVEVRPT from the coding sequence ATGCCGGAAAATCGCTCGGTTCCGTCTTTGGCGCGCTTCTTCCTCGATCACCGCGCCTCGCCGTTTGCCAAGCTGTTCCTGCTGTTGGCGGTCATCTACGTGATTTCGCCCGTGGACTTGATTCCAGATATCGTGGTCGTCATCGGCTGGCTCGACGATTTGGCCGTCGCCGCGGCGTCTGCCACTTCTCTGTTCCTGGCCATCCGTCGCTATCGGCTGAAGGCGAGCCAGCCGCCAGCCATCGAGACGACGGGCGTCGAAGTTCGCCCTACCTGA
- a CDS encoding acyl-CoA dehydrogenase family protein gives MNRPGGASPPDRSRRGFAMFNPYTEEHDHFRKTVRQFTEREIAPFADEWEEQKDFPSELFKKAGQLGIFGAHYPEEHGGSGGDYWFSVAKAQELPLGRCAGVTMALLVQSDMATPVISDLGTPEQIEEFLKPALAGDKIASIGVSEPGAGSDVAGIRTHARRDGSDYILNGQKTFITNGARADFITMLVKTNPDTGAHGCTFFLVPTKEKGFRVGRRLDKVGNHASDTAELFLEDVRIPERYRLGEENMGFMYLMQNFQTERLIGSVSGLAGSRAVVDYSRKYGEERVAFGKPIIKREVWQHKFVDMYIKLEMAQAFVDRVVDQYNEEKYVKKEAISFETVKLISMAKVVAGDLVAEIADTCLQFHGGWGYIEEYPIARAWRDARLLKIGGGTSETMTYYLAKIMGL, from the coding sequence ATGAATCGCCCCGGGGGCGCGTCGCCGCCGGACCGCAGTCGACGAGGCTTCGCCATGTTCAATCCCTACACCGAAGAGCACGATCACTTTCGCAAGACCGTTCGCCAGTTCACTGAGCGCGAGATCGCGCCCTTCGCGGACGAGTGGGAAGAGCAGAAGGACTTCCCGAGCGAGCTCTTCAAGAAAGCGGGACAGCTCGGCATCTTCGGCGCGCACTATCCCGAAGAGCACGGTGGATCGGGCGGCGACTACTGGTTCTCGGTGGCCAAGGCGCAGGAGCTGCCCCTCGGTCGTTGCGCCGGCGTGACCATGGCTTTGCTGGTGCAGAGCGACATGGCCACGCCCGTCATCAGCGATCTCGGCACGCCGGAACAGATCGAAGAGTTCCTGAAGCCGGCCCTGGCGGGCGACAAGATCGCCTCCATCGGCGTGTCCGAGCCTGGCGCGGGCAGCGACGTCGCCGGCATTCGTACCCACGCGCGCCGCGATGGCAGCGACTACATCCTCAACGGCCAGAAGACGTTCATCACCAACGGCGCGCGCGCGGACTTCATCACGATGTTGGTGAAGACCAACCCCGACACCGGCGCCCACGGTTGCACCTTCTTCTTGGTGCCCACGAAAGAGAAGGGCTTTCGCGTGGGGCGACGCCTGGACAAGGTGGGCAATCACGCGTCGGACACGGCGGAGTTGTTCCTGGAAGATGTGCGCATTCCCGAGCGCTATCGCCTGGGCGAAGAGAACATGGGCTTCATGTACCTGATGCAGAACTTCCAGACCGAGCGCTTGATCGGCTCCGTGAGCGGACTCGCGGGCTCGCGCGCGGTGGTCGACTACTCGCGCAAGTACGGGGAAGAGCGCGTTGCCTTCGGCAAGCCGATCATCAAGCGCGAAGTGTGGCAGCACAAGTTCGTGGACATGTACATCAAGCTGGAGATGGCCCAGGCCTTCGTCGACCGCGTCGTGGATCAGTACAACGAAGAGAAGTACGTGAAGAAGGAGGCCATCTCCTTCGAGACCGTGAAGCTGATCAGCATGGCCAAGGTCGTGGCCGGCGATCTGGTGGCGGAGATCGCCGATACCTGTCTGCAGTTCCACGGCGGTTGGGGCTACATCGAGGAGTACCCCATCGCGCGCGCCTGGCGCGACGCCCGCTTGCTGAAGATCGGCGGCGGCACCAGCGAGACGATGACCTACTACCTCGCCAAGATCATGGGGCTCTGA
- a CDS encoding ATP-binding protein: MTSHDLTSHDLTSYDLSMFLGRERELEALRQQFQGSGGAFVVVYGRRRVGKSELLLEFVRDKAAVYFVGKKAPAALQRAELAREAAALLQQPLLEHATSDWKQLLSAIVEQHRGGGRLVLVLDEFQWMAEASPELPSVLQELWDRHWQHSKKIMLVLCGSFIGFMEREVLGKQSPLFGRRTAQMLLQPFDALEAARFHRGWSLVDRARARFVCGGIPGYLKRFDASLSFEKNLERELLDEFAPLYREPEFLLREELRDVQNYHAVLRTIAAGAHATKDIAKSAGVEERSLHYYLQQLVDLGYVARRYPLTSGKANVRAVRFVLDDPLLRFWFRFVFPNNSYIQHMGPARALRDRIRPELDSYFGGCFERLCRESLPRLYAREGVSASFQIGEYWARDVQIDVVGLRDDGWTDLGECKWGSVRSAKALASELEAKVPRYPNPRGASLGRRFFLRTKPKGDLPPGRWHDLADLYHD, translated from the coding sequence TTGACGAGTCACGACTTGACGAGTCACGACTTGACGAGTTACGACCTGTCAATGTTCCTAGGCCGGGAGCGAGAGCTCGAGGCGCTTCGCCAGCAATTCCAGGGTTCGGGCGGCGCCTTCGTCGTGGTCTACGGCCGGCGGCGCGTGGGTAAGAGCGAGCTTCTGCTCGAGTTCGTGCGCGACAAGGCCGCCGTCTACTTCGTGGGCAAGAAAGCCCCCGCGGCTCTACAGCGGGCGGAGCTGGCACGGGAAGCAGCGGCCCTGCTGCAGCAGCCGCTGCTCGAGCACGCGACGAGTGACTGGAAGCAGTTGCTCTCCGCCATCGTGGAACAGCACCGAGGTGGCGGGCGGCTCGTCCTCGTCTTGGACGAGTTCCAATGGATGGCCGAGGCCAGCCCGGAGTTGCCCTCGGTGTTGCAAGAGCTGTGGGACCGCCACTGGCAGCACTCCAAGAAGATCATGCTCGTGCTCTGCGGCTCCTTCATCGGCTTCATGGAGCGCGAGGTACTCGGCAAGCAGAGTCCGCTCTTCGGCCGGCGCACTGCGCAGATGTTGCTACAGCCCTTCGACGCCCTGGAGGCAGCGCGCTTTCATCGCGGCTGGTCCCTGGTCGACCGGGCGCGAGCGCGCTTCGTCTGTGGTGGCATTCCCGGGTACCTGAAGCGCTTCGACGCGTCGCTCAGCTTCGAGAAGAACCTGGAGCGTGAGCTGCTCGACGAGTTCGCGCCGCTCTATCGCGAGCCGGAGTTCCTGCTGCGGGAAGAGCTGAGAGACGTCCAGAACTACCACGCGGTGCTGCGCACCATCGCAGCTGGCGCTCACGCCACCAAAGACATAGCCAAGTCGGCCGGAGTGGAAGAACGCAGTCTGCACTACTACCTGCAGCAACTGGTGGACTTGGGCTACGTCGCGCGCCGTTATCCACTCACCAGCGGCAAAGCCAACGTGCGCGCCGTGCGCTTCGTGCTGGATGACCCGCTGCTGCGCTTTTGGTTCCGCTTCGTCTTTCCAAACAACAGCTACATCCAGCACATGGGGCCCGCTCGCGCGTTGCGGGATCGTATCCGTCCCGAACTGGACTCGTACTTCGGCGGGTGCTTCGAGCGTCTCTGCCGCGAATCGCTGCCGCGGCTCTACGCACGCGAAGGAGTGAGCGCGTCCTTCCAGATCGGTGAGTACTGGGCGCGGGACGTGCAGATCGACGTCGTGGGCCTGCGGGACGATGGCTGGACGGACCTGGGCGAGTGCAAGTGGGGCAGCGTGCGCTCCGCCAAAGCGCTTGCAAGCGAGCTGGAAGCGAAGGTTCCGCGCTACCCGAATCCGCGCGGCGCCAGTCTGGGGCGCCGCTTCTTCCTGCGCACCAAGCCCAAGGGCGATCTCCCTCCGGGTCGTTGGCACGACTTGGCCGACCTCTACCACGACTGA
- the nhaA gene encoding Na+/H+ antiporter NhaA, which produces MTIGTLISFRPSAPPSVPPDTWAAANRAARRFARPLSHYLHVEATSGVVLLLAAAAALIWANSPWRASYEHLWHTPIGISIAGWSFSHPLHFWINDVLMVLFFFVAGMEIRREIHEGELSEIQRAALPAVAALGGMLAPAAIYALIARGSAVSGGWGVPMATDIAFAVGIFALLGKRVPAGLRVLLLALAIIDDIGAIIVIALFFSSDFAASGLLIAAAGIGAIITLQRLGVRRSLAFVPPAVVVWAGMYTAGVHPTIAGVIVGMLTPVRSWYGQRGFASVARRAIDDFSARVRSQASMQELMGPLSQIESAQREALPPVSRLSAVLHPWVAFGIMPLFALANAGVDLSTVNLAYPAAGLVAWGVALGLFLGKPLGIVAACWLSVKAGVCSLPRGVDFRGIFVVGLAAGIGFTMAIFIAGLAFPDAGHLGMAKLAVLVGSGGAGVIALLAGRFFLKPSPELAHVCVDQAERSTEY; this is translated from the coding sequence ATGACCATCGGCACTCTGATCTCCTTCCGCCCCAGCGCACCGCCTAGCGTGCCGCCGGACACCTGGGCTGCCGCGAACCGCGCGGCGCGTCGCTTTGCTCGGCCTTTGAGCCACTATCTACACGTCGAGGCGACCAGCGGTGTGGTGTTGCTCTTGGCGGCGGCCGCGGCGCTGATCTGGGCGAACAGCCCCTGGCGCGCCAGCTACGAACATCTGTGGCACACACCCATCGGCATCAGCATCGCTGGCTGGTCCTTCTCGCACCCGCTGCACTTCTGGATCAACGACGTGCTGATGGTGCTCTTCTTCTTCGTGGCGGGAATGGAGATCCGCCGCGAGATCCACGAAGGCGAACTCAGTGAGATCCAGCGCGCAGCGCTGCCCGCCGTCGCAGCACTGGGAGGCATGCTGGCGCCGGCTGCGATCTACGCACTGATCGCCCGCGGCTCCGCTGTCAGCGGCGGCTGGGGTGTGCCGATGGCGACGGACATCGCGTTCGCAGTGGGCATCTTCGCGCTGCTCGGCAAGCGCGTGCCGGCGGGGCTGCGCGTGCTGCTCCTGGCGCTGGCGATCATCGACGACATCGGTGCCATCATCGTGATCGCGCTGTTCTTCTCCAGTGACTTCGCTGCCAGCGGTTTGCTGATCGCCGCCGCCGGCATCGGCGCCATCATCACGCTGCAACGTCTAGGGGTGCGTCGCTCCCTGGCCTTCGTGCCGCCCGCCGTCGTGGTCTGGGCGGGTATGTACACGGCGGGCGTACATCCGACCATCGCCGGCGTGATCGTCGGCATGCTGACGCCGGTGCGGTCCTGGTACGGTCAGCGCGGCTTCGCGTCCGTCGCGCGCAGAGCCATCGACGACTTCTCGGCTCGCGTGCGCAGTCAGGCGTCGATGCAAGAACTGATGGGGCCTCTGTCACAAATCGAGTCTGCGCAGCGCGAAGCGCTCCCGCCGGTGAGCCGGCTCTCTGCGGTGCTGCACCCCTGGGTGGCCTTCGGCATCATGCCGCTCTTCGCCCTGGCCAACGCGGGCGTGGATCTCAGCACCGTGAACCTCGCCTATCCCGCAGCCGGACTGGTCGCTTGGGGCGTGGCCCTCGGATTGTTCCTCGGCAAACCGCTTGGCATTGTCGCGGCGTGCTGGCTCAGCGTGAAGGCCGGCGTCTGCAGCTTGCCCCGCGGCGTCGACTTCCGCGGCATCTTCGTGGTGGGTCTGGCGGCCGGCATCGGCTTCACCATGGCCATCTTCATCGCCGGGCTGGCCTTCCCCGACGCGGGGCACCTGGGCATGGCGAAACTCGCGGTGCTGGTGGGTTCCGGTGGCGCGGGCGTGATCGCGCTGTTGGCAGGGCGCTTCTTCCTGAAGCCGAGTCCGGAACTCGCTCACGTC